The Corynebacterium suranareeae genome window below encodes:
- a CDS encoding tautomerase family protein gives MSQTLKRSAKTMPIIQVTLVEGHDDAVVANFIKEIAHTASRTLDAILHLAKASASFL, from the coding sequence ATGAGCCAAACGCTTAAGCGGTCAGCAAAAACTATGCCCATTATTCAGGTAACTCTCGTTGAAGGCCACGACGACGCGGTTGTCGCCAATTTCATCAAAGAAATTGCTCACACTGCCTCCCGAACCCTCGACGCCATCCTCCACCTCGCCAAGGCTTCGGCTAGCTTTTTGTAA
- a CDS encoding ABC transporter substrate-binding protein, producing MNFIHKSLSRSALIIGTVLALGLSGCATANNEEASTSDDVAVGGRLFSTADSATAALGSDAEPGAFPRTIVHSRGETTIESRPERVVVLDSGEIDQVLSLGVTPVGISSPKDASSQPEYLADQLENVQVIGTNDDLNFEAIAALEPDLILGSKLRVDDSYEQLAQIAPTVLSIRPGFPWKENFLLTADALGLEEQAVTILNDYQTRVDQVRESIDGSPEISLVRFMPGRTRLYGNLSFIGVILQDLGLSRPEIQNVDDLAVEISPENIADANGDWLFYSTYGKPEATERDNVLSNDLWHNLPAIQEGHALEVNDESWFMGLGPIGANEVLNDIERILGS from the coding sequence ATGAATTTTATTCACAAATCTCTTTCTCGGAGTGCACTTATCATCGGCACAGTATTAGCTTTGGGGCTTTCTGGGTGCGCCACAGCTAATAATGAAGAAGCAAGCACCAGCGATGATGTGGCTGTTGGTGGTCGACTGTTTTCCACCGCTGATTCCGCCACCGCAGCCCTTGGAAGTGATGCTGAACCAGGTGCATTCCCCCGCACAATTGTGCATTCACGTGGTGAAACGACAATTGAGAGCCGCCCTGAACGAGTAGTGGTTCTAGACAGCGGAGAAATCGATCAAGTTTTAAGCCTTGGGGTTACTCCCGTGGGAATTTCCAGTCCTAAAGATGCCTCCAGTCAGCCTGAATACCTTGCAGATCAGCTGGAAAACGTGCAGGTAATTGGCACAAATGATGATCTCAATTTTGAAGCCATCGCAGCTTTAGAGCCGGATCTGATCTTGGGCAGCAAGTTGCGCGTGGATGATTCCTACGAACAGCTGGCGCAAATCGCACCGACCGTGTTGAGTATTCGCCCCGGATTCCCATGGAAGGAAAATTTCCTTCTCACCGCCGATGCCCTTGGACTTGAAGAGCAGGCCGTGACCATTCTTAATGATTATCAAACCCGCGTGGATCAAGTCCGCGAGTCCATCGACGGCAGCCCAGAAATTTCCCTCGTCCGGTTCATGCCAGGCCGCACCCGCCTGTACGGAAACCTCTCATTCATTGGCGTGATCTTGCAGGACCTGGGACTTTCACGCCCAGAAATCCAAAACGTCGATGATCTAGCCGTGGAAATCTCCCCCGAAAACATCGCCGACGCCAACGGCGATTGGTTGTTCTACTCCACCTACGGAAAACCCGAGGCCACTGAGCGAGACAATGTGCTGTCCAATGACCTGTGGCACAATCTCCCCGCCATCCAGGAGGGGCATGCTTTGGAAGTTAATGACGAAAGCTGGTTCATGGGCCTAGGCCCAATCGGGGCGAACGAAGTGCTCAATGACATCGAAAGGATCCTCGGCTCCTAA
- a CDS encoding zinc-binding dehydrogenase: MRAIIHNTFGNPADVLQVTEKEIPTPGAGQVRIRVTLATIHNHDLWTVKGSYGFVPDLPAAAGTEAVGIIDALGDGVEGFQVGQRVATGTSFGIWAEYALIDASGLIPVPPQLPDESAAQLVAMPFSAISLLDFLEMKPGEWLIQNSANGAVGRMLAQLAQSRGINVVGLVRRDGGVEELAAQGITQVVSTESEGWEKQVEEITGGANIAVALDSVGGSSSADLVKLLGEGGTLVSFGAMGNPIMDIPSGPVIFKHITIKGFWGSKVSREMPAEKKAELFGELIARILDGTLTLPVDSTFDADDIVSAVNASNAPGRSGKVLIRF; encoded by the coding sequence ATGCGCGCAATCATTCACAACACCTTCGGCAATCCCGCTGATGTTTTACAGGTCACCGAGAAGGAAATCCCCACTCCCGGCGCAGGTCAAGTACGTATTCGGGTAACGCTGGCAACCATCCACAACCACGATTTGTGGACCGTTAAAGGCAGCTACGGCTTCGTCCCAGATCTGCCGGCCGCAGCGGGCACCGAGGCAGTCGGCATCATCGACGCCCTCGGCGACGGCGTCGAAGGTTTCCAGGTGGGCCAGCGTGTTGCCACAGGCACCAGTTTCGGCATCTGGGCGGAGTATGCGCTTATCGACGCCTCCGGCCTCATTCCCGTACCACCACAACTACCTGACGAAAGCGCAGCGCAGCTTGTCGCAATGCCATTCAGTGCCATCAGCCTCCTTGATTTCCTAGAAATGAAACCAGGGGAGTGGCTGATCCAAAACTCCGCAAACGGTGCGGTGGGCCGCATGCTCGCGCAACTGGCACAATCGCGAGGCATTAACGTGGTCGGCTTGGTACGCCGTGACGGCGGTGTGGAAGAACTTGCTGCTCAAGGCATTACGCAGGTTGTATCCACTGAATCTGAAGGCTGGGAAAAGCAGGTAGAAGAAATCACCGGTGGCGCAAACATCGCCGTCGCCTTGGATTCTGTTGGTGGCTCATCCTCTGCAGATCTTGTAAAACTACTGGGTGAAGGTGGCACGCTGGTCTCCTTCGGCGCGATGGGCAACCCAATCATGGACATCCCTTCCGGCCCTGTGATCTTCAAGCACATCACCATCAAAGGTTTCTGGGGAAGCAAAGTCAGCCGCGAAATGCCTGCAGAGAAGAAAGCCGAACTATTCGGTGAACTTATCGCACGTATCCTGGACGGCACACTAACCCTTCCTGTCGATTCCACTTTTGATGCCGACGACATCGTCTCCGCCGTCAACGCATCCAACGCACCTGGCCGTTCCGGAAAAGTACTGATCCGGTTTTAA
- a CDS encoding DUF1304 domain-containing protein: MITIGAIFAILAALLHVFIFYMESFAWTGEKARGVFGTTEQEAENTKEMAYNQGFYNFFLAVIAGAGVAFLFAGSTGIGAALTLAGTGSMLAAAVVLALSSPDKRGAAFKQGAFPLLTVVFIVIGLVV, encoded by the coding sequence ATGATCACCATCGGAGCAATTTTCGCTATCCTTGCAGCTCTCCTGCATGTTTTCATCTTCTACATGGAATCATTCGCCTGGACCGGGGAGAAAGCACGTGGAGTTTTCGGCACCACTGAACAAGAAGCTGAAAACACCAAAGAAATGGCCTACAACCAAGGCTTCTACAACTTCTTCCTGGCAGTCATCGCCGGCGCGGGTGTTGCGTTCCTCTTTGCTGGATCAACAGGAATTGGTGCAGCGCTGACACTTGCTGGAACTGGCTCAATGCTTGCAGCCGCTGTGGTGTTGGCCCTAAGCTCACCCGACAAGCGAGGCGCGGCCTTTAAACAAGGCGCATTCCCACTACTCACGGTGGTGTTCATTGTGATTGGGTTGGTTGTTTAG
- a CDS encoding MFS transporter: MGTSTASHAAFEKATVKKITRRVIPLVFIMYIINYIDRANIGYASLHMNTDLGLTSQAFGFAAGLFFIGYFVFEVPSNVMLAKFGARVWIARILFTWGALAMAMGLVQNEYQLYALRFLLGVAEAGFFPGIMIYLSQWFRGKDRATATGLFVASIPVSYIIAAPLSTFIMDHVHWFDFAGWRWMFIIEGAPAVLLGFVCLFYLVEHPKDAKWLTEKERNWIVGELEAEEAAKTDPSQHLSVFKTLANPKVLYLGAIYFVYQVGSLGVGYWLPQIIKGLSGNLQAWQIGLLGMIPYAFATAVMIWWSARSDRLNERKLHSWLPMGIAAIAMFAAALLSSTTLVIISISIALAGLYSFKSPFWAVPSQFLSIATAGTAIAAINSIGNLGGFVGPFVQGMIVDATGSPTIGLLFFAVLLVIATIMMFGMKLAPTKSTEAEGNVEKQKAHEATA, translated from the coding sequence ATGGGCACTTCTACCGCTAGTCACGCTGCATTTGAAAAAGCCACCGTCAAGAAGATCACCAGGCGAGTAATTCCTTTGGTCTTCATCATGTACATCATCAACTACATCGACCGAGCCAACATTGGCTATGCATCGCTACACATGAATACCGACCTGGGGCTCACCAGTCAGGCATTCGGATTCGCAGCCGGTCTGTTCTTTATTGGCTACTTCGTCTTCGAAGTTCCATCAAACGTCATGCTCGCCAAATTTGGTGCCCGCGTATGGATCGCCAGAATCCTCTTCACTTGGGGCGCGCTCGCCATGGCGATGGGATTGGTACAAAACGAATACCAACTCTATGCACTGCGTTTCCTTCTAGGTGTTGCTGAAGCCGGGTTCTTCCCAGGCATCATGATTTACCTTTCACAGTGGTTCCGCGGAAAGGATCGCGCCACCGCAACCGGACTGTTCGTTGCATCCATTCCGGTGTCCTACATCATTGCTGCACCTTTGAGTACATTCATCATGGATCACGTTCATTGGTTCGACTTTGCTGGATGGCGTTGGATGTTTATCATCGAAGGCGCTCCGGCAGTACTGCTGGGTTTTGTCTGCCTCTTCTACCTGGTGGAACACCCTAAGGATGCAAAATGGTTGACCGAAAAAGAACGCAACTGGATTGTCGGAGAACTCGAAGCTGAAGAAGCTGCCAAGACTGATCCTTCACAACACCTCTCCGTGTTTAAAACACTAGCCAACCCAAAGGTGCTGTACCTGGGCGCTATCTACTTTGTGTACCAAGTAGGAAGCCTCGGTGTGGGCTACTGGCTACCGCAAATTATCAAGGGACTATCTGGAAACCTTCAGGCATGGCAAATTGGTCTGCTTGGAATGATCCCTTATGCCTTTGCCACCGCGGTGATGATCTGGTGGTCAGCCCGGTCTGATCGCCTCAACGAACGAAAACTGCATAGTTGGTTACCCATGGGTATTGCCGCAATCGCAATGTTTGCTGCCGCTCTGCTTTCTTCCACCACTTTGGTTATCATCTCCATCTCGATTGCTTTGGCTGGTCTCTACTCCTTCAAATCTCCATTCTGGGCAGTCCCAAGCCAGTTCTTGTCTATCGCAACAGCAGGTACGGCCATTGCGGCGATTAACTCCATCGGTAACCTCGGTGGATTCGTGGGCCCATTTGTCCAAGGAATGATCGTTGATGCCACAGGTTCCCCAACAATTGGCTTGCTCTTCTTCGCCGTACTGCTGGTGATTGCCACCATCATGATGTTCGGTATGAAATTGGCACCGACGAAATCCACCGAAGCGGAAGGAAACGTCGAAAAGCAAAAAGCCCACGAGGCAACCGCATGA